In Turicibacter sanguinis, a genomic segment contains:
- a CDS encoding JAB domain-containing protein, protein MSSPKNAYEMIKEQLEGLDREQFIIACLNTKNEPTNISVVSVGTLNKAIVHPREVFKTAILSNAASIMAFHNHPSGETTPSQQDIQVTNRLYEAGELLGIKLLDHLIIGDGTFTSLKEKDYL, encoded by the coding sequence ATTTCATCGCCTAAGAATGCTTATGAAATGATTAAAGAACAACTAGAGGGATTAGATCGTGAGCAATTCATCATTGCTTGTTTGAATACAAAGAATGAACCAACGAATATTTCAGTCGTATCAGTTGGAACACTCAATAAAGCCATTGTCCATCCAAGAGAAGTATTCAAAACAGCCATCCTATCAAACGCAGCTAGTATTATGGCATTTCATAATCATCCATCAGGTGAAACAACACCATCACAACAAGATATTCAAGTAACTAACCGCTTATATGAGGCGGGTGAGTTACTTGGTATCAAGCTATTAGATCATCTCATTATCGGAGATGGGACATTTACATCATTAAAAGAAAAAGATTATTTATAA